The following are from one region of the Streptomyces tuirus genome:
- a CDS encoding PIN domain-containing protein has protein sequence MIYLLDTSGLVRLLRDPELQTAWYDAIDAGAIASCYVQRAEFLYRARNAREYDEIAEMFTDLYPDAAVPKNAGRWISAVQHRMARAGEHRSASAVDLVIAATAAHHGLAVLHDDADYRAMARHAPDLLEHNVHDIA, from the coding sequence GTGATCTACTTGCTCGACACGTCCGGCCTGGTCCGACTGCTCCGGGACCCAGAACTTCAGACGGCTTGGTACGACGCGATCGACGCCGGGGCCATCGCATCCTGTTACGTGCAGCGAGCCGAGTTCTTGTACCGCGCCCGGAACGCCCGCGAGTACGACGAGATCGCGGAGATGTTCACGGACCTCTACCCCGATGCGGCGGTGCCGAAGAACGCGGGGCGTTGGATCAGCGCGGTGCAGCATCGTATGGCCCGGGCTGGGGAGCATCGCAGCGCCTCGGCGGTGGACCTCGTCATCGCCGCCACGGCAGCCCACCACGGCCTCGCTGTCCTCCACGACGATGCCGACTACCGTGCCATGGCCCGGCACGCACCCGACCTGCTCGAGCACAACGTCCACGACATCGCCTGA
- a CDS encoding DUF6193 family natural product biosynthesis protein, translated as MTWQQRLHNHGMINTAEAAWHKILTIAGEPRRQEESPLAAPFAELVLVAHAEPLLRQLYPWTGMWELHFSRCTEIRHTWDVTYIGTLGEGRYYVEGPSRNSPRIAETDSAQAAVAMVIDRLPPHCGPAFIGNAEALAAYERARDGR; from the coding sequence ATGACGTGGCAGCAGCGCCTGCACAATCACGGCATGATCAATACCGCCGAAGCAGCCTGGCACAAGATCCTGACCATTGCGGGCGAGCCTCGCCGGCAGGAAGAATCGCCGCTTGCCGCTCCGTTTGCCGAGCTGGTGCTGGTGGCGCATGCTGAGCCGCTGCTTCGTCAGCTCTATCCCTGGACCGGTATGTGGGAGCTGCACTTCAGCAGGTGCACGGAGATCCGCCACACCTGGGACGTCACCTACATCGGCACACTGGGAGAGGGCCGGTACTACGTCGAAGGGCCGAGCCGAAACAGCCCGCGGATCGCCGAGACGGACAGCGCGCAAGCTGCAGTAGCGATGGTCATTGATCGCCTACCACCACACTGCGGCCCGGCCTTCATCGGCAATGCAGAGGCACTGGCCGCCTACGAGAGGGCGCGGGACGGCAGGTAG
- a CDS encoding SPFH domain-containing protein: protein MEPVVVLALVAAIVVVFLVASSVRIVPQARRYNVERFGRYRRTLQPGLNLLLPVADRINTKLDVREQVYSSDPRPVITEDNLVVNIDTVLYYQITDPRAAAYEVADYLQAIDQLTVTTLRNVIGSMDLEETLTSREEINSRLRAVLDDATGKWGIRVNRVEIKAIDPPHTIKEAMEKQMRAERDKRAAILHAEGERQAKILTAEGTKQKDILEAQGTQQAMILRADGEAKAVELVFQAVHRNNADAKILAYKYLETLPHLANSDNNTFWVIPGELTEAIRTVTSAFGDQSTAAAPPSPAQPGEAATAGPGDTSGERRTPELGAASTASLDAAAAADEAGRQAAAAVSDAKAEAEAAKSPQPPRRGQTPGGA from the coding sequence GTGGAACCAGTTGTCGTCCTCGCCCTCGTGGCGGCCATCGTCGTCGTCTTCCTCGTGGCCTCCAGCGTACGGATCGTCCCGCAGGCCCGCCGCTACAACGTCGAACGGTTCGGCCGCTACCGCCGGACGCTCCAGCCCGGGCTGAACCTGCTCCTGCCGGTGGCGGACCGCATCAACACCAAGCTCGACGTGCGCGAGCAGGTCTACTCGTCCGACCCCAGGCCGGTGATCACCGAGGACAACCTCGTGGTGAACATCGACACCGTCCTCTACTACCAGATCACCGACCCACGGGCGGCGGCGTACGAGGTCGCCGACTACCTCCAGGCGATCGACCAGCTCACCGTGACCACACTGCGCAACGTGATCGGCTCCATGGACCTGGAGGAGACGCTCACCTCGCGCGAGGAGATCAACTCCCGGCTTCGCGCGGTCCTCGACGACGCCACCGGCAAGTGGGGCATCCGCGTCAACCGCGTCGAGATCAAGGCCATCGACCCACCGCACACCATCAAGGAGGCGATGGAGAAGCAGATGCGGGCCGAGCGGGACAAGCGCGCGGCCATCCTGCACGCCGAGGGCGAGCGGCAGGCCAAGATCCTCACCGCGGAAGGCACGAAGCAGAAGGACATCCTGGAGGCGCAGGGCACGCAGCAGGCCATGATCCTGCGCGCGGACGGTGAGGCGAAGGCGGTGGAGCTCGTCTTCCAGGCCGTCCACCGCAACAACGCCGACGCGAAGATCCTGGCCTACAAGTACCTGGAGACGCTCCCGCACCTGGCGAACAGCGACAACAACACGTTCTGGGTGATCCCGGGGGAGCTGACCGAGGCGATCCGCACCGTCACCAGCGCGTTCGGCGACCAGTCGACAGCGGCAGCCCCGCCCTCACCCGCGCAGCCCGGGGAAGCAGCCACGGCCGGCCCCGGCGACACCTCCGGCGAACGCCGGACTCCGGAGCTCGGCGCGGCCTCGACGGCCTCGCTCGACGCCGCCGCGGCCGCCGACGAGGCGGGAAGGCAGGCAGCGGCGGCGGTGAGCGACGCCAAGGCCGAGGCCGAGGCGGCGAAGTCGCCACAGCCGCCGCGGCGGGGGCAGACGCCCGGGGGTGCGTGA
- a CDS encoding type II toxin-antitoxin system VapB family antitoxin: MSVTQIDIDDDALERAMALSKVRTKKEAVNLALRFYAEQQERAARISRHFERAREWGAVEDAERLHRAEKHSR, from the coding sequence GTGTCTGTGACTCAGATCGACATCGACGACGACGCCCTGGAACGCGCCATGGCTCTGTCCAAGGTCAGGACCAAGAAGGAGGCGGTCAATCTCGCCCTGCGCTTCTACGCCGAGCAGCAGGAGCGTGCGGCGCGCATCAGCCGTCATTTCGAGCGTGCGCGTGAGTGGGGTGCCGTCGAGGACGCAGAGCGTCTGCACCGGGCGGAGAAGCACAGCCGGTGA
- a CDS encoding sigma-70 family RNA polymerase sigma factor, whose amino-acid sequence MITPVLPTSHDKTVHAGTTTPAEESITEWALAARGGDPEAVERFVRALHRDVRQYVTYLGADPQAADDLAQETFLRALGSLHRFEGRSSARTWLLSIARRAVIDSFRHAAARPRLANTDDWQCAAERVQPRGLPGFDDGVALAELLAELPEDRREAFVLTQLVGLPYAEAAHLSDCPIGTVRSRVARARTTLVASLRDAERSGPVGAAA is encoded by the coding sequence GTGATCACTCCTGTCCTGCCCACCTCGCACGACAAGACGGTGCACGCCGGCACCACGACGCCGGCCGAGGAGTCGATAACGGAGTGGGCGCTCGCGGCCCGCGGCGGCGACCCCGAGGCCGTCGAGCGCTTCGTCCGCGCCCTGCATCGCGACGTCCGCCAGTACGTCACCTACCTGGGTGCGGACCCCCAAGCCGCCGACGACCTCGCCCAGGAGACGTTCCTGCGCGCCCTCGGCAGCCTGCACCGTTTCGAGGGCCGCTCCTCCGCCCGCACCTGGCTGCTGTCCATCGCGCGCCGCGCGGTGATCGACAGCTTCCGGCACGCCGCCGCCCGCCCCCGCCTCGCCAACACCGACGACTGGCAGTGCGCCGCCGAACGGGTCCAGCCGCGCGGTCTGCCCGGCTTCGACGACGGCGTCGCGCTCGCCGAACTGCTGGCCGAGCTGCCCGAGGACCGGCGTGAGGCGTTCGTCCTCACGCAACTCGTCGGACTCCCCTACGCGGAGGCCGCACATCTCAGCGACTGCCCGATCGGCACCGTCCGGTCCCGGGTCGCCCGCGCCCGTACCACCCTGGTCGCGTCGCTGCGGGACGCGGAACGCTCAGGGCCGGTCGGGGCGGCGGCCTGA
- a CDS encoding DUF4190 domain-containing protein: protein MSQQYPPQTQQPGNGEPQQPGSNGLATTALVLGIIAVVVSFIPVVNVVVWPLAILGLIFGAIGLSKAGKVHKGKGAGITGLITSAVAIIMFFAMNALFFSAVDKASEELDKSYDSTTVGDGKSKTGGAKDSEVMKDFKVTKCDVVTGDFDIKEMAVHVEYVNKGDRRYSYLVEGEVLADGKKVGDFMSTAENLAKGQKFTDKDAGALVNADEIKDAKKLECKTIEASRTDF, encoded by the coding sequence ATGAGCCAGCAGTACCCGCCCCAGACCCAGCAGCCCGGCAACGGCGAGCCCCAGCAGCCCGGCAGCAACGGCCTGGCCACCACCGCACTCGTCCTCGGCATCATCGCCGTCGTAGTCAGTTTCATCCCTGTCGTCAACGTCGTCGTCTGGCCGCTCGCGATCCTCGGCCTCATCTTCGGCGCCATCGGCCTCTCCAAGGCGGGCAAGGTCCACAAGGGCAAGGGCGCCGGCATCACCGGCCTCATCACGTCGGCCGTGGCGATCATCATGTTCTTCGCCATGAACGCCCTGTTCTTCTCCGCCGTCGACAAGGCCAGTGAGGAGCTGGACAAGTCGTACGACTCCACCACCGTCGGCGACGGTAAGTCCAAGACCGGCGGCGCCAAGGACTCCGAGGTCATGAAGGACTTCAAGGTCACCAAGTGCGACGTGGTCACCGGCGACTTCGACATCAAGGAGATGGCCGTCCACGTCGAGTACGTCAACAAGGGCGACCGCCGTTACTCGTACCTCGTCGAGGGCGAGGTCCTTGCCGACGGCAAGAAGGTCGGCGACTTCATGTCGACCGCCGAGAACCTCGCCAAGGGTCAGAAGTTCACCGACAAGGACGCTGGTGCGCTGGTGAACGCGGACGAGATCAAGGACGCCAAGAAGCTCGAGTGCAAGACCATCGAAGCGTCCCGAACCGACTTCTGA
- a CDS encoding NfeD family protein has protein sequence MAWFAWLLAAAALGVAEFFTLTLVFGLLAGAAVVAAVVAGVGIGVVGQFVALGVAAAAGLVVVRPVALRQMSQQPLTRDGSDALIGKRAEVMQEVTATRGLIKLSGEEWSARALDESHVIPVGALVDVMEIEGATAIVYPRELLP, from the coding sequence ATGGCGTGGTTCGCGTGGCTGCTCGCCGCCGCAGCACTGGGCGTCGCGGAGTTCTTCACCCTGACCCTGGTCTTCGGGCTCCTGGCGGGTGCCGCTGTGGTCGCCGCCGTCGTCGCCGGTGTGGGCATCGGCGTGGTCGGCCAGTTCGTGGCCCTCGGAGTCGCGGCGGCCGCCGGCCTGGTCGTCGTCCGACCTGTCGCGCTGCGGCAGATGTCACAGCAACCCCTCACCCGCGACGGCAGCGACGCGCTGATCGGCAAGCGTGCCGAGGTCATGCAGGAGGTCACCGCGACCCGCGGTCTGATCAAACTCTCCGGAGAGGAGTGGTCCGCCCGCGCGCTCGACGAGAGCCACGTGATCCCGGTGGGAGCTCTGGTCGACGTCATGGAGATCGAGGGCGCCACGGCCATCGTCTACCCCCGCGAGCTTCTTCCGTGA